One region of Citrus sinensis cultivar Valencia sweet orange chromosome 6, DVS_A1.0, whole genome shotgun sequence genomic DNA includes:
- the LOC102622373 gene encoding cytokinin riboside 5'-monophosphate phosphoribohydrolase LOG3 has protein sequence MEVQSEVQLSKFKRICVFCGSSQGKKSSYQDAAIELGKELVSRNIDLVYGGGSIGLMGLVSQAVHDGGRHVIGVIPKTLMPRELTGETVGEVKAVADMHQRKAEMAKHSDAFIALPGGYGTLEELLEVITWAQLGIHDKPVGLLNVDGYYNSLLSFIDKAVEEGFISPSARQIIVSAPTVKELVKKLEEYVPCHERVASKLNWEMEQLGYTQDYDINISR, from the exons ATGGAGGTACAAAGTGAAGTGCAGCTTTCAAAGTTTAAGAGGATTTGTGTTTTTTGTGGGAGTAGCCAAGGCAAGAAGAGTAGCTACCAGGATGCTGCGATTGAGCTTGGCAAGGAATTG GTGTCTAGGAACATTGACCTTGTGTATGGAGGTGGTAGCATTGGTTTGATGGGTTTGGTATCACAAGCAGTTCATGATGGGGGTCGCCATGTTATTGG AGTTATTCCCAAGACGCTCATGCCTCGAGAG TTAACTGGTGAAACAGTAGGGGAAGTTAAAGCAGTTGCAGATATGCATCAAAGAAAGGCCGAGATGGCTAAGCATTCAGATGCCTTTATTGCCTTGCCAG GTGGTTATGGGACTCTAGAAGAACTACTTGAAGTGATTACCTGGGCTCAACTTGGGATTCATGACAAACCA GTGGGTTTGCTCAATGTTGATGGATACTACAACTCCTTGCTCTCATTTATTGACAAAGCTGTGGAAGAGGGGTTTATTAGTCCAAGTGCACGCCAAATCATTGTTTCTGCTCCAACAGTCAAGGAGTTAGTCAAGAAATTGGAG GAGTATGTTCCCTGCCATGAAAGAGTTGCTTCAAAGTTGAATTGGGAGATGGAGCAGCTTGGCTATACTCAAGATTATGATATTAACATCTCTAGATAA